In Oncorhynchus tshawytscha isolate Ot180627B unplaced genomic scaffold, Otsh_v2.0 Un_contig_11001_pilon_pilon, whole genome shotgun sequence, the sequence AAGGGAACGCTGCGCTCTCCGTACCTACACAGGAAACGCATCACAACATCTTCCTGCCACAACACAGTAGCCCCTTTCCCTGGGCTCAGGTTAACAAGCAGAGGGAGGTTCTAGCTGAGCCAGACCAATAcatttctcaaacctctcctcgtgCACCCCCCTCAGACTTCTCAGTTTTATTCTAGCCCTGAACTAGCTCACCTGATTTAAGTAGTCAAAAGCGTGAtattatttgaatcaggtgtggtagctctgaatgaattaaatacagGGGGTCCCTGTGGAGAGTTTAAAAGTTCTGGTCTAATAATCACAAGTAGCAGCTGGGGGTCTCCAaggagaggtttgaaaaccaCTGGCCTAATCAACACAatcctgggtcatattcattagctCATTCTGTAAAAAAACTTTTGCAATGAACATGACCCCGGCTGGCTCCACCCTAATGAACATGTCTCCACAGCACCAGTTTGTGGATAACTGAGAAGCCGGGGTCGAGTAGAACCTTCTGGAACAGGTGTCAACTAGATTGAGTTGTTCTGGAGCTGAGGTTCGGGGGACGGAACACGTACACCACAAATTGAGCCATGAAGCCCAAACAGACATTGTATTTGACAATTTCAAACCTTGTATGGGAACATGTTCCCATACATCTATTTATGAGTGTTAATACTTGGGTATAGATTTCTTAAAATAGATCATTGAGGTGAATTCCAAGTGGGTTTTTAGTCTAATGTCTACATTTAACATGCCAAGGGGCTGAATTTGGCACACCAGTTGACAGTCTGCCCGAGAGGCTCCAGTAAGACATACCAGTACAGTAGTGCCTCAGTACAATAGCACTCACCTGCAGGACACTTCTCCAGGGTCGACCCAGATTGTCATCTCCCCGTGGCAACCCCAGGTCCTCGTAACAGACAGCACTACGTAAACACGCCCTCTCCAACACAGGGTCCCTCAGCTGAGCTCGGTTCATACGCAGGCACCTAACACATGCACAATGGTTATACACACCGGAACACAAAGCCAGAGACAATCTTGCCTATGTGTAGTTACTGACCGGTAGGCCTGTCCCTTGACAGGTGTGTGTAGTTACTGACCGGTAAGCCTGTCCCTTGACAGGTGTGTGTAGTTACTGACCGGTAGGCCTGTCCCTTGACAGGTGTGTGTAGTTACTGACCGGTAGGCCTGTCCCTTGACAGGTGTGTGTAGTTACTGACCGGTAGGCCTGTCCCTTGACAGGTGTGTGTAGTTACTGACCGGTAGGCCTGTCCCTTGACAGGTGTGTGTAGTTACTGACCGGTAGGCCTGTCccttgacaggtgtgtgtgtagttactgaCCGGTAGGCCTGTCccttgacaggtgtgtgtgtagttactgaCCGGTAGGCCTGTCCCTTGacaggtgtgtgtagtgtgtagttacTGACCGGTAGGCCTGTCccttgacaggtgtgtgtgtagtgtgtagttacTGACCGGGTAGGCCTGTCCCTTGTGTAGTTACTGACCGGTAGGCCTGTCCCTTGacaggtgtgtgtagtgtgtactgaCCGGTAGGCCTGTCCCTTGacaggtgtgtgtagtgtgtagttacTGACCGGTAGGCTTGTCCCTTGacaggtgtgtgtagtgtgtagttacTGACCGGTAGGCTTGTCCCTTGacaggtgtgtgtagtgtgtagttacTGACCGGTAGGCTTGTCCCTTGacaggtgtgtgtagtgtgtagttacTGACCGGTAGGCTTGTCCCTTGACAGGTGTGTGAGGGTACCAGTGGGTCTTGTAGGTGTCAAACAGGGCTGAGGTGAGGGCAGCAGCAAACTCCTCTCTGCTTTCAGCATCTAAACTACCATGGCGCTTCGCCAGCCGAGCAACGAAGAACACTGCTGCTGCAATCTCTTCCTTCATTGTTAGAACGTCAaacaccctaaccttaacacaacCTTGAGCCAACTACCTTAGCAACACAGACACTACTTAAAGGCTTAATTAAACTGCAGCTTTAGAAAACAAATGACAAAATGTCCCAATCCCTAGCAAACAAATCTGCTTTTAAATGTTAGCGTTTCTCTCTGAAATCTTCTAGATGACAGACAGTTCATTCAGCGCAGTTAGCAGCAGCTTCAGACCAGAACAAACAGATTCTATAGAAGAGCCTGTTGCTAAACACACCTcgtttaaatcagctgtgtatgAGGGAAGAGCACAAGTGATGCGAGTTccaatgtgattgattgattgattgattgacagcaGCCTGCGGTAGTACCTCTGATAGAAACAATGCACCATGGAGATAACCAGACTCAGTACCATCTCATTCATTGATATGTTAACCAGACTCAGTACCATCTCATTCATTCATATGGTAACCAGACTCAGTACCATGGACCGCTCTGTCTGTCAGAACCTTCACAGGTACCACTGTGTCTGTCAGAATCTTCACATGGACTGCTCTGTCTGTCAGAACCTTCACATGGACCACTCTGTCTGTCAGAACCTTCACAGGTACCACTCTGTCTGTCAGAACCTTCACAGGTACCGCTCTGTCTGTCAGAACCTTCACAGGTACCACTCTGTTTGTCAGAACCTTCACAGGTACCACTCTGTCTGTCAGAACCTTCACAGGTACCGCTCTGTCTGTCATAACCTTCACAGGTACCACTGTGTCTGTCAGAACCTTCACATGGACTGCTCTGTCTGTCAGAACCTTCAGAGGTACCACTCTGTTTGTCAGAACCTTCACAGGTACCACTCTGTTTGTCAGAACCTTCACAGGTACCACTGTGTCTGTCAGAACCTTCACAGGTACCACTGTGTCTGTCAGAACCTTCACATAGACCGCTCTGTCTGTCAGAACCTTCACaggtaccagtctgtctgtcagaacCTACACATGGACCGCTCTGTCTGTCAGACCCTTCACATAGACCGCTCTGTCTGTCAGAACCTACACATGGACCTCTTGAACACCAAACCAACTTTCAAAAGTTCAGGCTATCCTAACTTAAAATTCTTTAAAACTTTTATCAACTATAACTAGACAAATGTGCATATATTTGCATAAATCAGCTCACCAACAGTGCCTCTTGAACCGTTCAAGctagagacaccaaaccaactttcACATGTTCAAGCTAGCCTAACTTCAAATTCTTTACATTTTGTAtcaactataactatatacatttgcataaaataactcaccaacagtaactcttgaaatgtttaagctagagacaccaaaccaactttcTTATGTTCAGTCTATCCTGACTTCACATTCCTAAAAACATTTATAAACTACAAGCAGTGGTAATTTGCCCTAAATTAGCATAACACTTCATGGATTCAATGCCAAAAATGAGAACACGGTGGTAGACATTTTAATGCTAGCTCTCTTTAACCATTTCAGCTACAAACATTAAAACGACATTAAGATTTTCTAAACGTTTCAAAACAAGCTAGCAAGCACACCACAATTTCTTcaggaaatatattttatagttaacattattattacaaatagaaGATTATCACTTCTCACAATGGTGCTCGTTTTGTAAAGTTAGATAAAGCTGAATCCATGATTTCCATgtttttgatgccattccatttgctctgttccagacattattatgagccgtcctcccctcagcagcctccactggtatgggCATAGGCAGACGTTGCAATTGGCCTATTCTACAATGACATTCAATATGCTACCAACTTTGATTGAGAAATGATGACATCGTTTAAAAACGACATTTTGCGCTCCCTCACCTTAAAAAACATCACCACACCACTGGAATGGAAGGAAATGTGACAATGCACGGTGGACTGTTCGGATGCTGTTAAATTATGTTGTTACTATGAAACCCATTGAACAAATGCCTGTGTCCCCCATGGAAATCAATTGCCTGGTCTGGTGCCAGCCCTGAGTTTAGTCAAAAGGCTAGTGAGAGTTAACACATAGCAACTGTTTATGAGAATAATAGGCAAGAAATAATAACGCATAATTACTGTTGCTGAGAATATAAACTTAACACCTAGTTACCATTGTTGAGAATATAGACTTAACACCTAGTTACCATTGTTGAGAATATAGACTTAACACCTAGTTACCATTGTTGAGAATATAGACTTAACACTAGTCACTGTTGTTGAGAATATAGACTTAACTCTAATTACTGTTGTTGAGAATATAGACTTAACACCTAGTTACCATTGTTGAGAATATAGACTTAACACCTAGTCACTGTTGTTGAGAATATAGACTTAACTCTAATTACTGTTGTTGAGAATATAGACTTAACACCTAGTCACTGTTGTTGAGAATATAGACTTCACACCTAGTCACTGTTGTTGAGAATACAGGCAAAAAATGTTAACACCTAGTTACTGTTGTTGAGAATACAGGCAAAAAATGCAGCTCCTAGTAACTCACTGGCTTGTCTTCAGTGGTCTCCTCTGCTCTGGCGCATGTTGGGGCTTGTGTGTAGGCAGTGTTGTTAGCTGATTGTCTAAACACACTGCAATTACGAACCATACTGCCAACATAACATATTTTATACCACGTTCTAATATGTAATTCTGtttcagacacacgcacacacaataaTAGTGTCCCATGTAATTCCCCCCCTCATTCCCTATGCAACACACACTATAATAGTGTCCCATGTATTCACAGTCACCTGGCAGAAAACCGGTGTCCTCCTGGAGCGTCCTGTCGCCTTGGTAACAGACGCGCTCTCCGCACTTCCGGGTTTCCAAAAACGTAACATTTCTTACAGTGTATCATCTCCTCATTTAGCTAGGTAGCAATATCAATGTTCGTCTGTGGCTCGGTTACTTTATAATATTGATGATTCGGTGATATCCGCTCTGTTGTTGGTTGGTAAAAAACACACTGGCTATCGTAATGTTTGAGTCAGAGCCCCGGGCTGGGAtaacggaggaggaggagaggagagaggcagagcagctAGAGACAGAGTTGGATAAATACTTCTTCACGGTGTTTGACGGCTCGTCTCCTGAAGATGTGTCTCACGCCAAGCAGCTGTGGACCTCTTTGTCACTGCTGCCTCCGCTAGAGTCACGCCTGGTCAACGCAGACATCCGCCAGAGGCTGCCGATAGCCCGGACAAACCACGAGACACTTCTGGTAGTCGGTA encodes:
- the LOC121843606 gene encoding cilia- and flagella-associated protein HOATZ-like, which codes for MFESEPRAGITEEEERREAEQLETELDKYFFTVFDGSSPEDVSHAKQLWTSLSLLPPLESRLVNADIRQRLPIARTNHETLLVVDTNAALKPSSSDHRERLQEVRHQKQRQEDRLQEVRHQKQRQEERQRYMDM